One segment of Paenibacillus sp. FSL R7-0337 DNA contains the following:
- a CDS encoding carbohydrate ABC transporter permease, with amino-acid sequence MVGKSKGLKISLMVLVYALLILTVLAMLVPYIWMLSSSLKLNKDVFSFPMQWIPANPRWENFQDIWTRIPLGRFIYNTAKLSIIVTILQLLTSSFAAYAFSKLHFRGKNVIFLGYIATIAIPWQAYMVPQFILMRYMGLNNTHLAIILLQAFSAFGVFMMRQFYQGVPDELCEAARIDGLSEYGIWARIMLPLSKPALSTLTIFTFVATWNDFLGPMIYLTDTKLKTIQIGLRMFISQYSAEYGLIMAASVVSIIPVVIVFLALQKYFVQGVAASGIKG; translated from the coding sequence ATGGTTGGTAAAAGTAAAGGACTTAAAATCAGCTTAATGGTGCTTGTATATGCCCTGTTAATTCTGACCGTGCTGGCGATGCTGGTGCCGTATATCTGGATGCTGTCGTCTTCACTCAAGCTGAATAAGGATGTCTTCTCCTTCCCGATGCAGTGGATTCCGGCGAATCCGCGCTGGGAGAATTTCCAGGATATCTGGACCCGGATTCCACTCGGACGCTTCATCTACAATACAGCGAAATTATCAATTATTGTCACGATCCTGCAGCTGCTGACTTCCAGCTTCGCGGCGTATGCTTTCTCCAAGCTGCATTTTAGGGGCAAGAATGTGATCTTCCTGGGATACATCGCGACGATTGCGATTCCTTGGCAGGCTTACATGGTGCCGCAGTTCATTCTGATGCGCTATATGGGCTTGAACAATACCCACCTGGCAATCATTCTGCTGCAAGCCTTCTCGGCCTTCGGGGTGTTCATGATGCGCCAGTTCTATCAAGGGGTGCCGGATGAATTATGTGAAGCCGCCCGGATTGACGGACTGAGCGAATATGGAATTTGGGCGAGAATTATGCTTCCGCTATCCAAACCTGCGCTGTCCACGCTGACTATCTTCACCTTTGTCGCCACCTGGAATGACTTCCTCGGGCCAATGATCTATCTGACCGATACGAAGCTCAAGACCATCCAGATCGGTCTGCGGATGTTCATCTCACAGTACTCCGCGGAATACGGATTAATTATGGCGGCGAGTGTGGTGTCAATCATTCCGGTAGTGATTGTGTTCCTGGCGCTTCAGAAGTACTTTGTGCAGGGCGTTGCTGCTTCGGGAATTAAGGGATAG